A region from the Lycium barbarum isolate Lr01 chromosome 8, ASM1917538v2, whole genome shotgun sequence genome encodes:
- the LOC132606159 gene encoding uncharacterized protein LOC132606159 → MEGKQHLQSVIAKLMGLEELPPELPIPSNKKRRVLSENYLQKTASIGLREKSSVLVGRSNTQKQQEVAKVFETHTYSHEKLSQTAAKAKKQEYTDSFVKESDGISGDLLSDSGDLPRYLRQAYELPTKRYCQVSRLCYDPVHLAGPNNVSVSKIASMSTRTTVGDTTRSLPNGPVDDEEAEGEGVVNSVEPLGNSFGVPRAIAQKSAHSVWDHSCKPIARALKVSESFLKAVALKLPSSRGDGSLHSFANKESKKQITEGWKLTSACQEIEVGHTLVEMRELETRPQYIDNKHSFLHIRGSGSCSRLCISGPKYECSRSSPLDSRVASGNPKNRISIEGSKYDWHLRKKEIVDSSPWKLKQKAGLECRDLSSVLDQSSGSISACISSAYGQPEKEITLEKDSLYRGSKPHCSNANAGNITSSSRITDELQSESHSYIKDGNASIIPVGQESWNEAHEIGALSAKHTTVDRKSPKNPTQASPNSVLEPPFKEEKLCASELNDRHADLCYVAMQLELLDTISEETYSEGSEMAVSSDDVSERASLDLCRENKKILIDVNTEESRNCSYLVDVLDEVNYNIWNSSECPVNNSVFDMLEKKYGKQKSWPKSDRKLLFDCINSGLSGILHSFMDIYTMEKSLKRRCHFKLRGNEVEEELWKLLVSPKKEVCKDLSEKALGNGTRWLKVEEEMGTICEEIESFLFEDLVAELAYY, encoded by the exons ATGGAGGGGAAGCAGCATTTGCAAAGCGTTATCGCCAAGCTTATGGGACTTGAAGAGCTTCCACCTGAGCTGCCTATCCCTAGTAATAAGAAAAGAAGAGTGCTCTCAGAGAACTATCTTCAGAAAACGGCTTCAATAGGTTTACGAGAAAAGAGCTCAGTTTTAGTTGGCCGTTCCAACACACAGAAGCAGCAAGAAGTTGCAAAGGTATTCGAAACTCACACCTATAGCCATGAAAAGTTAAGCCAAACTGCCGCCAAGGCCAAGAAGCAAGAGTATACCGATTCTTTTGTTAAGGAATCTGATGGTATTTCTGGAGATTTACTTTCTGATAGTGGTGACTTACCAAGATATCTTCGGCAGGCATATGAATTACCAACCAAGCGTTATTGTCAGGTTTCTAGATTGTGTTATGATCCAGTTCATTTAGCTGGTCCCAACAATGTAAGCGTCAGCAAAATAGCCAGTATGTCTACCAGAACTACTGTTGGAGATACTACGAGATCACTTCCAAATGGGCCAGTAGATGATGAGGAGGCAGAGGGAGAAGGTGTTGTTAATAGTGTGGAGCCTCTAGGAAATAGTTTTGGAGTTCCAAGGGCAATTGCACAGAAATCAGCCCACTCTGTATGGGACCATAGTTGTAAACCTATAGCTAGAGCATTAAAGGTTAGTGAGTCTTTTCTCAAGGCTGTGGCACTGAAGCTACCTTCCTCAAGAGGAGATGGTTCTCTTCATTCCTTTGCAAACAAAGAATCGAAGAAACAAATCACTGAAGGATGGAAACTGACGAGTGCTTGTCAAGAAATTGAAGTAGGTCACACTCTTGTAGAAATGCGTGAGTTGGAAACAAGGCCACAATATATAGATAACAAACATAGCTTTCTGCACATTAGGGGATCAGGGTCATGTAGTCGTTTGTGTATCAGTGGTCCAAAGTATGAGTGTAGTAGGAGTTCACCACTTGATTCTAGAGTAGCCTCTGGAAATCCTAAAAACAGGATCAGCATTGAAGGATCTAAATATGACTGGCATCTGAGGAAAAAAGAAATTGTTGATTCTAGCCCTTGGAAGCTAAAGCAGAAAGCTGGTTTAGAATGTAGAGACTTGAGTTCTGTGCTTGATCAGTCATCTGGTTCCATTAGTGCTTGCATAAGCTCAGCATACGGCCAGCCCGAAAAGGAGATTACGTTAGAGAAAGACAGTCTGTATAGAGGCAGCAAACCACACTGCTCAAATGCAAATGCAGGGAACATCACAAGTTCTTCCAGGATCACTGACGAGCTCCAATCTGAAAGTCATTCATATATAAAAGATGGCAATGCTTCTATCATTCCTGTTGGACAG GAATCGTGGAATGAAGCACATGAAATAGGAGCACTTTCTGCCAAACACACTACGGTTGACCGAAAATCTCCTAAGAATCCTACTCAAGCTAGTCCAAATTCAGTTCTGGAGCCACCTTTCAAGGAGGAGAAGCTCTGTGCCTCTGAATTGAATGATAGACATGCTGATCTATGCT ATGTTGCAATGCAACTTGAGCTTCTTGATACCATCTCagaagaaacatattcagaagGATCTGAAATGGCTGTCTCAAGTGATGATGTTTCTGAAAGAGCGTCTCTTGATCTATGTCGAGAGAATAAGAAGATATTGATAGACGTCAACACCGAAGAAAGTAGGAACTGTTCCTACCTTGTTGATGTCTTAGATGAGGTGAACTATAATATCTGGAATTCTTCTGAATGTCCTGTCAATAACTCGGTGTTTGACATGTTAGAGAAGAAATACGGGAAGCAAAAGTCTTGGCCAAAATCAGATAGGAAGCTTCTGTTTGACTGTATAAATTCAGGGTTGAGTGGGATTCTGCATTCATTTATGGATATTTACACGATGGAAAAATCTTTGAAAAGAAGGTGTCATTTTAAGTTGCGGGGAAATGAAGTTGAGGAAGAGTTGTGGAAGTTGCTGGTGAGTCCAAAAAAGGAAGTTTGCAAGGACTTGTCTGAGAAAGCACTTGGGAATGGGACAAGGTGGTTGAAAGTAGAGGAAGAAATGGGGACCATATGTGAAGAGATAGAAAGCTTTTTGTTTGAGGACCTAGTTGCAGAATTAGCTTATTATTGA